The following proteins are encoded in a genomic region of Populus nigra chromosome 16, ddPopNigr1.1, whole genome shotgun sequence:
- the LOC133675905 gene encoding DExH-box ATP-dependent RNA helicase DExH3-like isoform X2: MERILSRKSLQLRNQQEKWQESPEGQKMIEFRRSLPAYKEKEVLLKAVSENQVIVVSGETGCGKTTQLPQYILESEIEAARGAACSIICTQPRRISAMAVSERVAAERGEKLGESVGYKVRLEGMRGRDTRLLFCTTGILLRRLLLDRNLKGVTHVIVDEIHERGMNEDFLLIVLRDLLPRRPELRLILMSATLNAELFSSYFGGAPAIHIHGFTYPVRAHFLENILEITGYRLTPYNQIDDYGQEKTWKMQKQAQAFKKRKSQIASSVEDALEVADFKGCSSRTRESLSCWNPDSIGFNLIEHVLCHIVKKERPGAVLVFMTGWDDINSLKDQLQAHPILGDPCRVLLLACHGSMASSEQRLIFDKPEDGVRKIVLATNMAETSITINDVVFVVDCGKAKETSYDALNNTPCLLPSWISKAAARQRKGRAGRVQPGECYHLYPRCVYDAFADYQLPELLRTPLQSLSLQIKSLQLGSISEFLSRALQPPEPLSVQNAVEYLKLIGALDEHENLTVLGRHLSVLPVEPKLGKMLILGTIFNCLDPIMTVVAGLSVRDPFLIPFDKKDLAESAKAQFAGRDCSDHLALVRAYNGWKDAERQQSGHEYCWKNFLSAQTLKAIDSLRKQFFYLLKDTGLVDKQIENCNSRSIDEHLMRAVICAGLFPGLCSVVNKEKSITLKTMEDGQVLLYSNSVNAGVPKIPYPWLVFNEKVKVNSVFLRDSTGVSDSVLLLFGGNIERGGLDGHLKMLGGYLEFFMKPTLGDMYLSLKRELEELIQNKLLDPKLDIQSHNELLMAIRLLVSEDQCEGRFVFGRQLPAPSKKAEKAKNVAGDGGDNSKNELQTLLARAGHESPTYKTKQLKNNQFRSTVFFNGLDFAGQPCSSKKLAEKDAAAAALLWLKGETPSYSRNTDHFSVLLKKSKTTNQNRIPVRGGKWN; the protein is encoded by the exons ATGGAGAGAATTCTTAGTCGGAAGAGTTTGCAGCTTCGTAATCAACAAGAAAAGTGGCAG GAATCTCCTGAGGGCCAAAAGATGATTGAATTTCGTAGAAGCCTTCCTGCatataaagaaaaggaagtgcTGTTAAAAGCCGTATCTGAAAATCAG GTTATTGTTGTCTCTGGTGAAACTGGTTGTGGTAAAACCACACAACTTCCTCAATACATACTAGAATCTGAGATTGAAGCTGCTCGCGGAGCTGCATGTAGTATTATATGTACACAGCCTAGAAGAATATCGGCTATGGCTGTTTCTGAAAGAGTTGCTGCAGAACGAGGGGAGAAACTGGGAGAATCA GTTGGTTATAAAGTTCGGCTCGAGGGTATGAGAGGAAGGGACACTCGACTTCTATTCTGTACGACTGgcatattgttgaggagattaCTTCTGGACAGAAATTTAAAAGGTGTAACTCATGTCATCGTTGATGAGATTCATGAACGCGGAATGAATGAAG ATTTTCTTCTTATTGTACTGAGAGATCTGCTTCCTCGTCGACCGGAGTTGAGATTGATTTTGATGAGTGCAACCTTAAATGCGGAGCTTTTCTCTTCCTACTTTGGCGGTGCTCCAGCAATTCATATTCAT GGTTTTACATATCCTGTCCGTGCACATTTTTTAGAGAATATTCTCGAAATAACCGGGTATCGGCTGACTCCTTACAATCAAATCGACGATTATGGTCAAGAAAAGACGtggaaaatgcaaaaacaagCTCAAGCTTTCAAAAAGAGGAAGAGCCAGATTGCTTCTTCTGTTGAG GATGCCCTTGAAGTTGCTGACTTTAAGGGGTGTAGTTCACGCACTCGGGAGTCTTTATCTTGTTGGAATCCTGACTCAATTGGTTTTAACCTCATTGAGCATGTTCTTTGTCACATAGTCAAGAAAGAGAGACCTGGTGCTGTGTTGGTTTTTATGACTGGTTGGGATGACATTAACTCTTTAAAAGATCAGCTACAAGCTCATCCTATCTTGGGTGATCCTTGCAGAGTATTGTTACTGGCCTGCCATGGTTCCATGGCCAGCTCTGAGCAG AGGTTAATATTTGATAAACCCGAAGATGGAGTGAGGAAAATTGTCTTAGCTACGAATATGGCTGAGACTAGTATTACTATCAATGATGTGGTATTTGTGGTTGATTGTGGAAAGGCAAAGGAGACATCGTATGATGCTTTAAATAATACTCCTTGTTTGCTTCCATCCTGGATCTCAAAGGCTGCTGCCCGGCAA AGAAAGGGAAGAGCTGGTCGTGTTCAACCTGGTGAATGTTATCATCTTTATCCCAGATGTGTTTATGATGCATTTGCTGACTATCAATTACCAGAACTTTTGAGGACACCTTTACAGTCTTTGAGTTTGCAAATCAAAAGTCTCCAACTTGGAAGTATATCAGAGTTCCTATCAAGGGCCCTGCAGCCACCAGAGCCTCTATCG GTTCAAAATGCTGTTGAGTATTTGAAGTTGATTGGGGCTTTAGATGAGCATGAAAATCTGACAGTGCTAG GACGTCATTTGTCAGTGCTTCCAGTTGAGCCTAAGCTCGGGAAAATGCTCATATTGGGGACCATTTTCAACTGCCTAGATCCAATAATGACTGTCGTTGCTGGTCTCAGTGTTAGAGATCCATTCTTAATACCATTTGACAAGAAGGAT CTTGCAGAGTCTGCAAAAGCACAATTCGCTGGTCGTGATTGCAGTGACCATCTTGCACTTGTCCGGGCCTATAATGGTTGGAAAGATGCAGAAAGACAACAATCTGGTCATGAGTACTGTTGGAAGAATTTTCTTTCTGCACAGACTCTAAAAGCCATTGATTCCTTAAGGaaacaattcttttatttgctcAAGGATACTGGACTGGTTGATAAGCAGATAGAAAATTGCAATTCAAGGAGCATTGATGAGCATCTTATGCGAGCAGTCATCTGTGCTGGCCTGTTCCCTGGATTGTGCTCTGTTGTG AACAAAGAGAAGTCGATAACACTGAAAACAATGGAGGATGGCCAGGTGCTTCTGTACTCG AATTCTGTGAATGCTGGGGTGCCCAAAATTCCATACCCTTGGTTAGTTTTCAATGAAAAAGTGAAAGTGAATTCAGTTTTTCTCCGTGATTCAACTGGTGTTTCTGATTCCGTGCTGCTTTTATTTGGAGGAAACATTGAGAGGGGTGGACTA gaTGGGCACCTAAAAATGTTGGGAGGATACTTGGAATTTTTTATGAAACCCACATTAGGAGATATGTATTTAAGCTTAAAACGTGAGCTTGAGGAACTGATTCAGAATAAA CTTCTAGATCCCAAGTTGGATATACAGTCCCACAACGAGCTTCTGATGGCAATAAGATTGCTGGTTTCAGAGGACCAATGTGAGGGTAGATTTGTATTTGGTCGAcagctgccagcaccctcaAAGAAGGCAGAAAAGGCCAAAAATGTTGCTGGTGATGGGGGTGACAATTCTAAGAATGAGCTTCAAACTTTACTTGCCAGGGCAGGGCATGAATCACCCACTTATAAGACAAAACAACTGAAAAACAACCAGTTCCGTTCTACTGTTTTCTTTAACGGGCTGGACTTTGCTGGGCAGCCTTGCAGCAGTAAGAAACTTGCAGAAAAGGATGCAGCTGCTGCAGCTCTACTGTGGTTGAAGGGGGAGACGCCTTCGTATTCCAGAAATACTGACCACTTCTCGGTGCTTCTGAAGAAGAGCAAGACCACAAATCAAAACAGAATCCCAGTTCGTGGTGGTAAATGGAATTAG
- the LOC133675905 gene encoding DExH-box ATP-dependent RNA helicase DExH3-like isoform X1 yields MPCCIRMNTIMSLRPTSTKTAKSLHFHYKAKTTLKPSLYSSSSFVSVRNHQTLSFTNQPLPRPLRFRHHGIFSFKCFGVADFHSKKLALPYTRSMQSFNYGRFAYRDVSSDESDYELGSSQKEMTGSTLDNVDDWKWKLTMLLQSKDQQEVVSREKKDRRDFEHLSAMATRMGLHSRQYSRIVVFSKVPLPNYRHDLDDKRPQREVILPFGLQREVDAHFKAYISKKPTSRGFFPPNSLSRSNSGGSIDTDKKIYERPELSVQNSVAMERILSRKSLQLRNQQEKWQESPEGQKMIEFRRSLPAYKEKEVLLKAVSENQVIVVSGETGCGKTTQLPQYILESEIEAARGAACSIICTQPRRISAMAVSERVAAERGEKLGESVGYKVRLEGMRGRDTRLLFCTTGILLRRLLLDRNLKGVTHVIVDEIHERGMNEDFLLIVLRDLLPRRPELRLILMSATLNAELFSSYFGGAPAIHIHGFTYPVRAHFLENILEITGYRLTPYNQIDDYGQEKTWKMQKQAQAFKKRKSQIASSVEDALEVADFKGCSSRTRESLSCWNPDSIGFNLIEHVLCHIVKKERPGAVLVFMTGWDDINSLKDQLQAHPILGDPCRVLLLACHGSMASSEQRLIFDKPEDGVRKIVLATNMAETSITINDVVFVVDCGKAKETSYDALNNTPCLLPSWISKAAARQRKGRAGRVQPGECYHLYPRCVYDAFADYQLPELLRTPLQSLSLQIKSLQLGSISEFLSRALQPPEPLSVQNAVEYLKLIGALDEHENLTVLGRHLSVLPVEPKLGKMLILGTIFNCLDPIMTVVAGLSVRDPFLIPFDKKDLAESAKAQFAGRDCSDHLALVRAYNGWKDAERQQSGHEYCWKNFLSAQTLKAIDSLRKQFFYLLKDTGLVDKQIENCNSRSIDEHLMRAVICAGLFPGLCSVVNKEKSITLKTMEDGQVLLYSNSVNAGVPKIPYPWLVFNEKVKVNSVFLRDSTGVSDSVLLLFGGNIERGGLDGHLKMLGGYLEFFMKPTLGDMYLSLKRELEELIQNKLLDPKLDIQSHNELLMAIRLLVSEDQCEGRFVFGRQLPAPSKKAEKAKNVAGDGGDNSKNELQTLLARAGHESPTYKTKQLKNNQFRSTVFFNGLDFAGQPCSSKKLAEKDAAAAALLWLKGETPSYSRNTDHFSVLLKKSKTTNQNRIPVRGGKWN; encoded by the exons aTGCCTTGCTGTATCAGAATGAACACAATCATGTCTCTAAGACCCACTTCCACCAAAACAGCAAAATCTCTCCATTTCCATTACAAAGCTAAAACCACCCTTAAACCCTCTTTatattcttcatcatcttttgtTTCCGTTAGAAACCACCAAACCCTATCTTTTACTAACCAGCCATTGCCCCGCCCTCTTCGATTCAGGCATCATGGGATTTTTTCGTTCAAGTGTTTTGGTGTTGCAGATTTTCATTCCAAGAAACTTGCTTTGCCATATACCAGGTCTATGCAGAGCTTTAATTATGGCAGGTTTGCTTACCGGGATGTTTCTAGTGATGAATCCGATTATGAATTAGGCTCCTCCCAGAAGGAAATG ACTGGCTCGACCCTTGACAACGTTGATGATTGGAAATGGAAGTTAACCATGCTTCTTCAAAGTAAAGATCAGCAAGAAGTTGTATCCAGGGAGAAAAAGGACAGACGTGATTTTGAGCATCTATCAGCTATGGCAACCCGAATGGGTTTACACAg cCGTCAATATTCAAGAATTGTTGTGTTTAGTAAAGTCCCCTTGCCAAATTACAGACATGATCTGGATGATAAGCGTCCACAGAGGGag GTGATCTTACCTTTTGGGTTACAAAGAGAAGTAGATGCTCATTTCAAAGCTTACATTTCCAAAAAACCCACGAGCAGAGGATTTTTTCCTCCCAATTCCTTGTCAAGATCAAACAGTGGTGGGAGTATCGACACcgataaaaaaatctatgagcGGCCAGAACTGTCAGTACAAAATAGTGTTGCCATGGAGAGAATTCTTAGTCGGAAGAGTTTGCAGCTTCGTAATCAACAAGAAAAGTGGCAG GAATCTCCTGAGGGCCAAAAGATGATTGAATTTCGTAGAAGCCTTCCTGCatataaagaaaaggaagtgcTGTTAAAAGCCGTATCTGAAAATCAG GTTATTGTTGTCTCTGGTGAAACTGGTTGTGGTAAAACCACACAACTTCCTCAATACATACTAGAATCTGAGATTGAAGCTGCTCGCGGAGCTGCATGTAGTATTATATGTACACAGCCTAGAAGAATATCGGCTATGGCTGTTTCTGAAAGAGTTGCTGCAGAACGAGGGGAGAAACTGGGAGAATCA GTTGGTTATAAAGTTCGGCTCGAGGGTATGAGAGGAAGGGACACTCGACTTCTATTCTGTACGACTGgcatattgttgaggagattaCTTCTGGACAGAAATTTAAAAGGTGTAACTCATGTCATCGTTGATGAGATTCATGAACGCGGAATGAATGAAG ATTTTCTTCTTATTGTACTGAGAGATCTGCTTCCTCGTCGACCGGAGTTGAGATTGATTTTGATGAGTGCAACCTTAAATGCGGAGCTTTTCTCTTCCTACTTTGGCGGTGCTCCAGCAATTCATATTCAT GGTTTTACATATCCTGTCCGTGCACATTTTTTAGAGAATATTCTCGAAATAACCGGGTATCGGCTGACTCCTTACAATCAAATCGACGATTATGGTCAAGAAAAGACGtggaaaatgcaaaaacaagCTCAAGCTTTCAAAAAGAGGAAGAGCCAGATTGCTTCTTCTGTTGAG GATGCCCTTGAAGTTGCTGACTTTAAGGGGTGTAGTTCACGCACTCGGGAGTCTTTATCTTGTTGGAATCCTGACTCAATTGGTTTTAACCTCATTGAGCATGTTCTTTGTCACATAGTCAAGAAAGAGAGACCTGGTGCTGTGTTGGTTTTTATGACTGGTTGGGATGACATTAACTCTTTAAAAGATCAGCTACAAGCTCATCCTATCTTGGGTGATCCTTGCAGAGTATTGTTACTGGCCTGCCATGGTTCCATGGCCAGCTCTGAGCAG AGGTTAATATTTGATAAACCCGAAGATGGAGTGAGGAAAATTGTCTTAGCTACGAATATGGCTGAGACTAGTATTACTATCAATGATGTGGTATTTGTGGTTGATTGTGGAAAGGCAAAGGAGACATCGTATGATGCTTTAAATAATACTCCTTGTTTGCTTCCATCCTGGATCTCAAAGGCTGCTGCCCGGCAA AGAAAGGGAAGAGCTGGTCGTGTTCAACCTGGTGAATGTTATCATCTTTATCCCAGATGTGTTTATGATGCATTTGCTGACTATCAATTACCAGAACTTTTGAGGACACCTTTACAGTCTTTGAGTTTGCAAATCAAAAGTCTCCAACTTGGAAGTATATCAGAGTTCCTATCAAGGGCCCTGCAGCCACCAGAGCCTCTATCG GTTCAAAATGCTGTTGAGTATTTGAAGTTGATTGGGGCTTTAGATGAGCATGAAAATCTGACAGTGCTAG GACGTCATTTGTCAGTGCTTCCAGTTGAGCCTAAGCTCGGGAAAATGCTCATATTGGGGACCATTTTCAACTGCCTAGATCCAATAATGACTGTCGTTGCTGGTCTCAGTGTTAGAGATCCATTCTTAATACCATTTGACAAGAAGGAT CTTGCAGAGTCTGCAAAAGCACAATTCGCTGGTCGTGATTGCAGTGACCATCTTGCACTTGTCCGGGCCTATAATGGTTGGAAAGATGCAGAAAGACAACAATCTGGTCATGAGTACTGTTGGAAGAATTTTCTTTCTGCACAGACTCTAAAAGCCATTGATTCCTTAAGGaaacaattcttttatttgctcAAGGATACTGGACTGGTTGATAAGCAGATAGAAAATTGCAATTCAAGGAGCATTGATGAGCATCTTATGCGAGCAGTCATCTGTGCTGGCCTGTTCCCTGGATTGTGCTCTGTTGTG AACAAAGAGAAGTCGATAACACTGAAAACAATGGAGGATGGCCAGGTGCTTCTGTACTCG AATTCTGTGAATGCTGGGGTGCCCAAAATTCCATACCCTTGGTTAGTTTTCAATGAAAAAGTGAAAGTGAATTCAGTTTTTCTCCGTGATTCAACTGGTGTTTCTGATTCCGTGCTGCTTTTATTTGGAGGAAACATTGAGAGGGGTGGACTA gaTGGGCACCTAAAAATGTTGGGAGGATACTTGGAATTTTTTATGAAACCCACATTAGGAGATATGTATTTAAGCTTAAAACGTGAGCTTGAGGAACTGATTCAGAATAAA CTTCTAGATCCCAAGTTGGATATACAGTCCCACAACGAGCTTCTGATGGCAATAAGATTGCTGGTTTCAGAGGACCAATGTGAGGGTAGATTTGTATTTGGTCGAcagctgccagcaccctcaAAGAAGGCAGAAAAGGCCAAAAATGTTGCTGGTGATGGGGGTGACAATTCTAAGAATGAGCTTCAAACTTTACTTGCCAGGGCAGGGCATGAATCACCCACTTATAAGACAAAACAACTGAAAAACAACCAGTTCCGTTCTACTGTTTTCTTTAACGGGCTGGACTTTGCTGGGCAGCCTTGCAGCAGTAAGAAACTTGCAGAAAAGGATGCAGCTGCTGCAGCTCTACTGTGGTTGAAGGGGGAGACGCCTTCGTATTCCAGAAATACTGACCACTTCTCGGTGCTTCTGAAGAAGAGCAAGACCACAAATCAAAACAGAATCCCAGTTCGTGGTGGTAAATGGAATTAG
- the LOC133675797 gene encoding T-complex protein 1 subunit delta yields MALVAKSAPRSSKTESYVDNKRKEDIRHANIKSACAVADAVRTSLGPKGMDKMISTASGEVIITNDGATILNKMEVLQPAAKMLVELSKSQDTAAGDGTTTVVVIAGSLLKQCLSLLSSGIHPTVISDSLHKASIKAVDVLTAMAVPLELTDRDSLVKSASTSLNSKVVSQYSSLLAPLAVDAVLIVVDPEKPDLVDLRDIKIVKKLGGTVDDTEMVRGLVFDKKVSHAAGGLTRVENAKIAVIQFQISPPKTDIEQSIVVSDYAQMDRILKEERNYILGMIKKIRATGCNVLLIQKSILRDAVTDLSLHYLAKAKILVIKDVERDEIEFITKTLNCLPIANIEHFKEEKLGYADLVEEVSLGDGKIVKITGIKDMGRTTCVLVRGSNQLVLDEAERSLHDALCVIRCLVNKQFLIAGGGAPEIELSRQLGAWAKVLHGMEGYCVKSFAEALEVIPYTLAENAGLNPITIVTELRNRHAQGEINAGINVRKGQITNILEENVVQPLLVSTSAITLAAECVRMILKIDDIVTVR; encoded by the coding sequence atggCACTTGTAGCAAAATCCGCTCCTCGATCTTCCAAAACCGAGTCGTACGTCGACAACAAGCGGAAAGAAGACATCCGCCATGCCAACATCAAGTCCGCTTGCGCGGTGGCTGACGCCGTCAGAACCAGTCTTGGTCCTAAAGGAATGGACAAAATGATTTCAACTGCGAGCGGCGAAGTCATCATTACCAATGACGGCGCCACCATTCTTAACAAGATGGAGGTTCTCCAACCGGCTGCGAAGATGCTTGTTGAACTCTCTAAATCTCAAGACACCGCTGCTGGTGACGGCACCACCACCGTCGTTGTTATTGCCGGATCGTTGCTTAAGCAGTGCCTTTCACTCCTCTCCTCTGGTATCCACCCTACGGTAATCTCCGATTCATTACATAAAGCTTCAATTAAAGCTGTTGATGTTTTAACTGCAATGGCTGTGCCGTTAGAGTTAACGGACCGTGATTCGTTGGTGAAATCTGCTAGTACTTCATTAAATAGTAAAGTTGTTAGTCAGTATTCGTCGTTGCTAGCTCCATTAGCTGTTGATGCTGTTTTGATTGTTGTGGATCCTGAGAAGCCAGATTTAGTTGATCTTAGGGATATTAAGATAGTGAAAAAGCTGGGTGGAACCGTGGATGATACTGAGATGGTTAGGGGTTTGGTTTTTGATAAGAAAGTGAGTCATGCTGCAGGTGGGCTGACGCGTGTTGAGAATGCCAAGATTGCGGTTATTCAGTTTCAGATTTCCCCGCCGAAGACTGATATTGAGCAGAGTATAGTGGTATCTGATTATGCACAAATGGATAGGATTCTGAAGGAAGAGAGGAATTATATTTTGGGTATGATTAAGAAGATTAGGGCAACTGGGTGTAATGTGTTGCTGATTCAGAAGAGTATTTTGAGGGATGCGGTGACAGATTTGTCCTTGCATTATCTGGCGAAAGCGAAGATTTTGGTGATTAAGGATGTGGAGAGGGATGAGATTGAGTTCATTACTAAGACTTTGAATTGTTTGCCTATTGCAAATATTGAGCATTTCAAAGAGGAGAAGTTGGGGTATGCGGATCTTGTTGAGGAGGTTTCACTTGGAGATGGGAAGATTGTCAAGATTACTGGGATTAAGGATATGGGAAGGACTACCTGTGTGCTTGTACGTGGGTCCAATCAGTTAGTTCTTGATGAGGCAGAGCGGAGCTTGCATGATGCCTTATGTGTCATTAGGTGTTTGGTGAATAAACAGTTTTTGATTGCAGGAGGTGGGGCACCAGAGATTGAATTGTCAAGACAGCTTGGAGCATGGGCCAAGGTGCTGCATGGGATGGAAGGATACTGTGTGAAGTCATTTGCTGAGGCACTTGAGGTTATACCATATACTTTGGCAGAGAATGCAGGGTTGAATCCTATTACCATTGTGACTGAACTGAGGAATAGGCATGCTCAAGGAGAGATCAATGCAGGAATCAATGTGAGGAAGGGGCAGATAACAAATATTTTGGAGGAGAATGTGGTTCAGCCTCTGCTTGTGAGCACAAGTGCCATCACACTGGCAGCAGAGTGTGTGCGGATGATTTTGAAGATTGATGACATTGTTACTGTCAGGTAG